The genomic DNA GGACAGAAGTAATAATAGCCGGTGCGGGACTGGCAGCACATCTTCCCGGAGTAATAGCATCAAAAACTATTCTTCCGGTGGTAGGAGTACCTTTGGAAGCGGCCTTGGACGGTCTTGATTCATTATTTTCCATTGTACAGATGCCGAAAGGGATTCCTGTGGCAACAGTGGGGATAAATAATTCATATAATGCAGGGATGACCGCAATTCAGATAATGGCTCTGAAATACCCGGAATTAAAAGAAAAGCTTATATTGTACAGAAAAAGCATGAAGGAAAAGTTTATAGAAGAAAATAATAATGTAGTTGATTTATAAAATAAAAACCAGGAGGCACGCTATGGAAAAAAAAGATTTCCTATATGAAGGAAAGGCAAAGCAGATTTATTCAACAGATGATGAAAATTACGTGATTATTCACTATAAAGATGATGCAACAGCAGGGAACGGAGAAAAAAAAGGAAGCATAAAGGATAAGGGCATAATCAACAACCAGATAACGGCTCTTTTATTTACAAGACTTGAGGAAAAAGGGATAAGAACACATTTTAAGGAAAAGCTCAATGACAGAGACCAGCTGTGTGAAAAAGTGAAGATATTTCCGCTGGAGGTAATAGTAAGAAATATAATAACAGGCTCTATGTCAAAAAGGCTCGGTGTAAAAGAGGGAACAAAGCCTGAAAATACTATACTGGAAATCTGTTATAAAAATGATGAATACGGAGATCCGTTAATTAACGACCATCATGCTGTGGCATTAGGTCTGGCTACATACGATGAATTAAAGAAAATTTATGAAATTACCCTGAAAATAAATGATTTCTTAAAGGAATTATTTGATAAAGAAGGAATAATACTTGTAGATTTTAAGATTGAATTTGGAAAAAACAGCAAGGGAGAAATACTTCTTGCTGATGAAATTACTCCTGATACATGCAGACTATGGGATAAGGAAACAGGAAAAAAACTGGATAAAGACAGATTCAGACAGGATCTGGGTGGTATAGAGGAAGCATATATAGAGATTTTAAAAAGACTAGAGGCATAACTATGATAATGGAAGATAATAATTTAGCTGAGGATAAAATGGAAGAAGAATGCGGAATTTTTGGAGTTTATTCCAAAGAAGTACGCGATGATATTATGGGACTCGGATATTACGGCTTGTTTGCCCTGCAGCACAGAGGGCAGGAAAGTGCCGGACTTACTGTAAGCAATATGGGTGTTCTGGAAACCATAAAAGGAATGGGTCTGGTTTCAGAGGTTTTTACTGATAAGGATCTGACAGAAAATAAAGGAAATGCACTGATAGGGCATGTAAGATATTCTACTACGGGAAGCTCGTCGCTTATGAATGCACAGCCTCTCGGCGGATATTTTATGCTGGGGCAGTTTGCTATAGCACATAACGGGAATTTGGTTAATACTGCAACCCTGAGAAGACAGCTGGAATCAGAAAGTGCTGTTTTTCAGACAACTACAGATACTGAACTGATACTTAACCTGTTATCAAGATATTCCAGAAACGGAATAAAATCCATGATAGTAAATACCATGAAAACAATAAAGGGTTCATTTGCACTTGTGATGCTTATAGGGGACAAGCTTATCGGCGTAAGAGATCCGAATGGTATAAGACCCCTTTGTCTGGGCAAAATAAACGGAGGGACTTATGTGCTGGCTTCGGAAACCTGTGCGCTTGACACTGTAGATGCTAAGTTTATAAGGGATATAGAACCCGGCGAGATAGTAATAATAGATTCTGACGGAGTAGATTCGATAAAGTATGAAAAAAACAGCTCCAAAGCTCCGTGCTCATTTGAGTATATTTACTTTGCAAGACCTGATACCAAAATAGACGGTATAGATGTTTACAGCGTAAGACATCAGACAGGAAAGTATCTGTACAGACAGAATCCCATAGAAGCAGATGTGGTAATAGGCGTACCTGATTCGGGAATACCGGCGGCAATCGGTTATTCCGAGGAAAGTAAAATACCTTATGGTATAGGACTGGTAAAAAATAAATATATAGGAAGAACTTTTATCAGCCCCAGTCAGGAATTAAGGGAAAAATCAGTGAAAGTAAAGCTGAATGCAATAAAAAAAGTAGTAGAAGGAAAAAGAGTAGTAGTAATAGATGATTCGCTGGTAAGAGGAACTACTTCAAAAAAATTGGTGAAAATGCTGAGAGAAGCAGGTGCAAAGGAAGTACATTTCCGATCGGCATCTCCTGTGGTAAAAAATGAATGTTATTTTGGAATAGATATTGCCACAAAAAAAGAACTCATAGGAAGTAAAATGAGCCTTGAGGAAATAAGGGAGAAAATAGATGCAGATTCACTGGATTATCTTACACTGGAGAATCTAAAACTGACATTGGGCGGAACCAATTTCTGTATGGGATGCTTTACAGGAAATTATCCGATAACTGATATGGAAAATAAATCTTTGGAGGATGAAGATGCTGACTTATAAAAATTCTGGGGTGGACAAAGAAGAGGGATACAAAAGCGTAGATATGATAAAGCAAATGGCTGTAAATACTTATTCGAAAAAAGTATTGAACGAGCTTGGAAGTTTTGGTGCTATGTATAAGCTGGGAAGATATAAAAACCCTGTTCTGGTATCCGGGACAGACGGAGTGGGAACAAAGCTGAAACTGGCTTTTCACCTGAAAAAATATGATACTATAGGAATAGACTGTGTTGCTATGTGTGTAAATGATATTTTGTGCCACGGAGCAGAGCCTATGTTTTTTCTTGATTATCTTGCATGCGGCAAGCTTGATGCAGGAGTATCTTCCGAGATTGTAAAGGGAGTAGCCGAAGGGTGTCTTAGCTCGGGAATGTCTCTGGTAGGCGGAGAAACAGCTGAAATGCCGGGGTTTTATAATGAAGGGGAATATGATATAGCAGGTTTTGCAGTAGGGGTAGTAGAAAAAAAGAAAGTGATAAACGGTGAAAAAATAAAAGAGGGAGATATAATTATCGGACTTGAATCAAGCGGTGTACACAGTAATGGATTTTCACTCGTAAGAAAGCTTGTGACTGATCTTGATGAAGAATATAACGGACAGAAAATATCCGAATATCTTTTGACTCCCACAAAAATATATGTAAAGCCTGTATCAAAAATAATAAAGAAATTTAAGGTAAAAGGTATGGCTCATATCACAGGAGGCGGACTTATAGAAAATGTACCGCGTGTAATCCCTGACGGTTTAAGTGCGGTAATTTACAAAGATAAAATAAAGGTTCCGGAAATTTTCACTTATCTTCAGTCAAAAGGTGTTCCGGAAGAAGAAATGTGGGGAACATTTAATATGGGAATCGGTTTTATAATAGTAGTAAAAGAAAAAGATAAGGATAAAGTAATGAAAAAGCTGTCAAAATATGGAGAAAATGCATATGAGATAGGACGTATAGAAAAAGGAGATAATAAAATATGCCTAAAATAGCAGTTTTAATTTCCGGTGGAGGATCAAATTTACAGTCTGTAATTGATAATATAAAAAATAGGGATCTGGACTGCAGTATCGAATATGTGATAGCTGACCGAGAATGTCACGGAATAGAAAGAGCAGAAAATGAAGGTATAAAAACAGTGCTTTTGGATAGAAAAAAATACAAAAATTCCCTGTCGGAAAAAATCGGGGAAATTTTGGAGGAAAACGTTGATTATATAGTGTTAGCAGGCTTTTTATCTATTCTTGAACCGGAATTCGTAAAAAAGTGGGACAGGAAAATAATAAATATACATCCCTCATTGCTGCCAAAATACGGAGGAGCAGGAATGTACGGAATTAAAATACATGAAGCAGTCATTAAAAATAAAGAGAAAGAAAGCGGATGTACTGTTCATTACGTAGATACAGGTATAGATACCGGAGAAATTATAATTCAGGAAAAGGTAGCAGTATCACCTGATGATACACCGGAAACATTACAGGAGAAAGTATTGGAAAAAGAGCATATAATTTTAACAAAGGCAATAAAGAAAGTTTTCACAGACTAGCAGTATAACGAAGCATAAGCTAAAGATTAGCCGGGTATTATGCCGGAATATTTAATTTAATCGGGAGTGAGATATGATAAATAGAGCTTTGATAAGTGTTTATAAAAAAGATAATATACTGGAATTTTCAAAATTCCTTATAGAAAAAAATGTAGAAATAATATCTACAGGCGGTACATACAGATATTTGAAGGAAAACGGAATACCTGTAACAGAAGTTTCGGAGATAACAAAATTCAAAGAGATGCTTGACGGAAGAGTAAAAACACTGCATCCAAATATACACGGCGGGATACTTGCTGTAAGGGATAATGCAGAGCATATGAGGACTATAGAGGAAAACGATATAAAGCCTATTGATATGGTAATTGTAAATTTATATCCGTTTTTTGAAGAGGTGAAAACGGATAAAAGCTTCGAGGAAAAAGTAGAGTTCATCGATATAGGCGGACCAACTATGCTGAGATCCGCTGCTAAATCTTTTAAGGATGTAGTGGTAATATCAGACACGGACGATTATGAAAAAATAAAAGAAGAAATAAATGAATCAGGGGATGTAAGCTTTGAGACAAGAAAAAATCTTGCAGGAAAAGTATTTAATCTTTGCTCGGCCTATGATGCAGCTATATCGGAATTTCTTCTGAATGAAGAATTCCCGCATTATCTGAATATGTCTTATGAAAAAATGTTTGACTTAAGGTACGGGGAAAATCCACATCAAAAAGCTGCTTATTATGTATCGACAGTTCAGGACGGAGCAATGAAGGATTTCAAACAGCTGAACGGGAAGGAACTGTCTTTTAATAATATAAGGGATATGGATATAGCGTGGAAAATAGTAAATGAATTTGACGAACCGGCGTGTTCTGCAATAAAACATTCTACGCCGTGCGGTGCAGCTGTGGGAAAAACTCCTTTTGAAGTATATCAGAAGGCTTATGAATGTGATCCTGTATCAATATTCGGAGGAATAGTGGCTGTTAATAAAGAGGTGGATGAGGAAACTGCTGCAGAAATGGCAAAGATTTTTCTGGAGATTGTCATAGCACCTTCTTATACTGAAAAAGCCCTTGAAATATTAAAGGGCAAGAAAAACCTTAGAGTAATTGAAGCTAAAACAGGGAAGGTGCAGGATAAGCTCGAGTATGTAAAAGTAGACGGAGGTCTGCTTGTGCAGGATGTAAATAAAGAGATGATGAAAGAATTTAATATAGTAACAAAAAAAGCTCCCGATGAAACTGAAATAGGAGATATGATTCTTGGCATGAAAGTAGTCAAGCATGTAAAATCCAATGCTATAGTAGTAGTAAAAGACGGTATGGCAAAAGGAATAGGAACCGGCGAAACAAACAGAATCTGGGCCACAATGCAGGCTTTGGAAAGAGCAAAGGACGGCTCTGTTCTTGCATCTGATGCATTTTTTCCATTCAGGGACTGTGTAGATGAAGCTGCCAAAGCCGGAATCACTGCTATAATACAGCCCGGAGGCTCGATGAGAGATCAGGAATCTGTAGATGCATGTAATGAACATGGTATATCAATGGTATTTACCGGAATAAGACATTTTAAACATTAGGAGAAAAAATGAAAATATTGATAATAGGAAGCGGAGGAAGAGAACACGCAATTGCATGGAAGCTGTCACAGAATCCAAAGGTAGAAAAAATATATACAGCAGCAGGAAATGCAGGCATAGACCTTTTGGAAAAAGGAGAATGCATAAATCTGAAAACTGTTGATGAAATATTGGAATTTGCGGCAGAAAAATCAATTGATCTGACAATAGTAGGAAGTGAAGAGCTTCTTGTGGAGGGAATAGTTGATAAATTTACCGAGAAAAATCTGAAAATTTTCGGGCCTGATAAATATGCGGCACAATTAGAGGGAAGTAAGGTTTTTTCAAAAGATTTTATGAAAAAATACGGAGTAAAAACAGCAGAATATATGACCTTTTCAGACAGCAGCAAAGCTCTGGAATACCTGGGAAAGGTAGAATTTCCCGTAGTGGTAAAGGCAAGCGGGCTTGCAGCAGGGAAAGGTGTAATAATAGCACAAAATAAAGAAGAAGCAGAAAAAGCCGTGAATGAAATAATGGTGGAAATGAGATTTGACAGTGCCGGAAATGAAGTGGTGATTGAAGAGTTTCTTGAAGGATATGAAGCTTCTGTTTTGTCATTCACAGATTCTGAAACAATTCTGACCATGGTAAGTGCCAAGGATCATAAAAAGATCGGAGAAAATGAAACAGGATTGAATACCGGAGGAATGGGAGCTATATGTCCGAATCCTTATATGACTGAGGATGTAGAGGAAGCATTCAGAAAAGAGATACTGGAACCGACACTGAAGGGAATCAAAGCAGAAAAAATGGATTTTGCCGGTATAATATTTTTTGGCGTAATGATAACCAAAAAAGGTGTATACCTTCTGGAATATAATATGAGACTGGGAGATCCGGAAACGCAGGCGGTTCTTCCGCTGCTGAAAACAGATCTTCTGGATATAATTGACAGCTGTATGAATAAAGAGCTTAATAAAATAACACTTGAATGGAAAAAAGGATTTTCATGCTGTGTAGTGGCTTCTTCCGGCGGATATCCCGGAGATTATAAAAAAGGATATGAAATTAGCTTTAATGAAAAGGACGGGCTTGTATTTCTGGCCGGGGTAACGGAAAAAAACGGGAAATTTCTTACTTCCGGAGGAAGAGTATTAAGCACTGTAGGCTTGGGAGATACTTTGGAAGAAGCAAGGAAAAATGCATATAACATTTTGGAAAATATAAATTTTGCCGGTAAATACTGCAGAAAAGATATTGGGAAAATTCCGGTATAATAGTATTATAATCTGCGGGAAATAATTTTCTGATTTTTTAATAAATATTATCTGTAAAAACAGGGATTTTTAATATTTAAATCAGATTGACAAAAATATAAAATAAATGGTATATTAGCTGTGAGGATGTTCATATTTCGGGTTATTTAATATTTGGAATATTCTTAATACTTTTGATTTAGGAGGAAGAAATGAAAAAATTATTGATTAGCTTATTTACAATTGCTTCACTGGCTTCATTCTCAGATGAACTGATTATCCGCGGAGGATTTGACGTATTTAATGATTATAACGGAATGTCGGATTTCATAACAGGAGATCCCGGTGATGACAGTCTTGGATTTGAATTGGGGATAGAATATCTGAAAACTGTCGCACCAAATTTTTTAATAGGAGCAGGTATAGGATATCAGGGACATGCCAAGGCTGAAGGGAAAAAAGTACTGCTAAACAACTGGTATGATGCATCGGGAAATTATTACGAACATACATATGGTTATGATGATCAGGTTTATTATGACAGTATACCTTTATACATAACTGCAAAATATGAGTTTGATACACCGAATAAATATATAAAGCCATATGTAAAAGCCAACTTGGGTTACTCTTTCAATATTCATAAGAACGATCTTACGCTTAATGACAAAGTAACACAGTATGTATATGATTGGTATTATGATGATTATGACGAGTATACTTACTCGTATGATTCAAAATCATATGATACAGACATAGAGAACGGATTGTATTACGGAATAGGCGGGGGAGTACAGATAAACGGACTTACGATAGACCTTATGTATCAGGCAAACTATGCCAAAGCTAAAATTGACAATGGAAACGGTACAAGACAGGAACATGATCTGAATCTTTACAGACTAACATTAGGATTTGGTTATGCATTTGATTTTAGTTATTAAAAATATAAAAGATAAAAATATGAAAAAGCTGTTCCAAATTTATTTTGAAACAGCTTTTTTTTATAATCCAAACATTTCCTCGTACATTTTGAATACTTCGGTAACATCAAAATAAAATTTTGCAGTTTTTCCGTCAGGCATCTGTACTGTCAGAATGTCATAAGGGGTACCCTTATCATCATAAACAAGTGCCTGTCCGAGAACTGTTGAACCCGGATAATTAACAGAAAGGTATTTGTATTCTTCATCTACAGTTTTGACTTTTATGGCTGTCTCAAAACTTGATCCGTTTCCTGATTGTGTTTTGGTAATATTTTTTGTGTTTTCTTTAATAGAATTACCGGTTTTTGAATTTGATTTTGCACTTATATTTATGGAAAGTATAAGCATAGCTAGAATAATAAATTTTTTCATATTAAATCTCCTTTTGTTTTATTATTACGTCAATTATAGTTTATTTGACAAATAAAGTAAAATATAAATATCATATTAATTAATTTATTTGATTTAGTTTTTTTCATGCTCTAAGAATGAAAAAAATTTTCTGCAAAAATAAATGGAAATTCACATTAAGTTCATATTGGAGTGTTATAATAAGTGTGTAATAATAAGATACAGTTCTGCTGTATAAGGAGGCATCATGAAAAAAATAATATTAATTTTAGCATCGGTATTTATGCTGACTTCATGTATTTATGAAGACTATAATCACTATCCCCCGTCAAGAGGAAGACCGCCGTATAATAACGGCAACAAAAGACCAATTGGAAACGGAGGACCGCCCAGACCGGGGAATCCTAACAACGGAAGACCGAATCATGGAAGACCGAATCCCAATAACGGAAGACCAAATCATAATAACAGACACTAAAAATAAAAAACTGTTTCTTGTTTATTCTTGAAACAGTTTTTTATATGATCAGATATAATAAAAAATGTAGGAAAAAATAAACAGAAAATTTATACAAAAAAGCTGATTAATATCAGTATAAAACAGAAAAAATACCAGGAAAATAAGAATTTAAATTAAAGAAAAGCAAGGGGAAATACAGATATATCTTCATTTCAGCGGAAAAGTAAATTTGAAAATTTTTTGCAAATAACATATAATGTAAGAAATAAATTATTCGGGGTGGAAATAATGTCTAAAAATATAGTTTTTTTCGATGTGGAAACAAACGGTAAGGTAGGAAGCTCAGTTTTATCAATATCTGCAATCAAAGTAAATTTTAACGGCGAGATACAGAAATGGGAAAAAGTAGGGGAATACGACAGATTCTACTTTCGTAATCCCGGTGAAGCAATAAACATGGGAGCAATAAATGTAAACGGTCTTACAGATGATGTGCTGGAAAAGAAAAGGGAAGGAACTATATATCCGGTTCATTTTAAAGATGATATAGAGTCTTTTTATTCATTTTGTCAGGATACTGCTCATTATGTAGCACATAATATAAAATTTGACAGAAGCTTTATACCGTTTATGCTGAAAAACCAGTTTGACACTATGTTAGAAAATGTGGAAATAGTGAAAGCTGGAATAAACGAATACTATGGAACATATAAGTGGCCGAAGCTCAATGAATGCGCCAGATTTTATAATATTCCTTTTGACGACAGCAGTCTTCATGAAAGTTTATATGATGTTCTGATTACATTCAGAGTATTTTATAAAATGTCGAAACATCCAATTGCGAAAAATAAAATTTTTAATTTTCTGGAAAAATAGTAAATTTATATAAGCACTGTCCTTCTACTGGCTGTCTGCCGTATTTATGTCTGAAATAAAAGCGGGCAGAAGTGGCCGGGACCGTCAGTGCCGATTCTTTGAATATATGCCGGATTAGAGTATGGTATTTTGACATATTTGTATTTATGAAAATAAATATATCTGCGGTATAAATATTTTATATTGTCGGTTACTGTTATGGTCTGTAAAAGCACTAGTATACACATATTATATAGGTGATATAAAAAATATATATGTGATTTCTATTGACATTTATACGTGTTTTTATTATAATTCTAAATAATAGAATGTAATTTTAGGAGGAACTAAAATGATAAGTAAAAATCTGGAAAGCATGTGTCATCATAGGTAGTGAGTTTGTGCAGTTATGGTACAGACTCATGTTGAAATGATTAAATTGAGTCTTGCCTGTGATGCTTTCGGAATTTTTTTAACTTTAGTCCTTTTAAATAAGCTCTCAGGGAACTGAGAGAATTTTTTTTATTATAATCTTAAGGAAAGGAAGGTAGCTATGAAGAAAATAATCTTATTATTAATATTTCTGCTGAGTATACTGATGTGTTCCAAGAAAGAGGACGGTCAGACTGAAGCAACTGCCGGTGAGCAAAAGCTTCCTGATAAAATAATAGTCGGGCTTGATGACACATTTGCACCTATGGGATTTAGAGATGAGAAAGGCGAGCTTGTAGGATTCGATATTGATCTTGCGAAGGCAGTAGCTGAAAAACTTGGTATTGAAGTACAGTTTCAGCCGATAAACTGGGATTCAAAAGAAATGGAGCTGAAAAACGGAAATATTAATCTTATATGGAATGGTTTGTCAATAACTGAAGAAAGAAAAAAACAGCTTTTATTCTCAGTGCCTTATCTGGAAAATTCACAGATAATACTTGTGAAAAAAGATTCTCTTATTAAGACTAAAGAAGATCTGAAAGGCAAAATAATAGGAACACAGAGTAAAAGCAGCGGTGAAGATGCAGTTCTTGCTGATCCTGTTAATTCAGAGCTGAAAGAGCTGAGAACATATGATACTTATGATCAGGCATTCTTAGACCTGGATGCCGGAAGAATAGAGGCAATAGCAGGTGATGAGGTACTGGCAAGATTCATAAAAGCTAATAAAGAAAAGAAAGAAGGCAAAGAATTATACACTATTCTTGAAGGCAGCGACTTTGGAAAAGAGGAATACGGAATCGGAGCAAAAAAAGAAGATACATACTTAATTGAAAAAATAAATGAAACAATAGAAGAACTAAAAAAAGACGGTACATATAAAAAGATATACGATAAATGGTTTGGTGCAGAATAGGAGAAAAAATGAGCGAATTATCTATTTTTATTCAAATTCTAAGTTCATTGCCTAATGTGATAATAGTTTACACTGTTACGGCTTTGATATCGCTTCCGCTTGGTATAATCGGAGCATTGGCCTATACAGGTAATTCTGTGATCATAAAAAAAAGTATATCATTTTACACATGGATATTCAGGGGAACACCTCTGATACTTCAGTTATTCTTTATATATTACGGACTGCCGACGCTGACTAATAACGCAGTAGTCCTTGACAGAATGCCGGCTGCACTTATTACATTCATAATAAATTATACTGCATATCTTATAGAGATAATAAGAAGCGGACTGGAAAGCATTGATAAAGGTCAGGATGAGGCTGCCAAAGTACTTGGTTATTCATATTTCAAAAAAATATGGTATATTCTTCTGCCGCAGGCAATCAGAAGAGTACTGCCGTCACTTGGAAATGAGGCAATTACACTGGTAAAGGATACTGCACTTATATACATAATCTCATTAACGGAAATATTAAAAACAACCAAAGAGATAGCCAGCAGATATTCCATAATAACTCCGTATTTTTACGCCGGACTGATTTATCTGGGACTTAGTTTCCTTATAGACAGAATATTTAAAAATATGGAGAAAAGAAATAAGGTGAGAGTATAGCCATGGACATTATAGAAATAAGAAATATAAACAAAAGTTACGGTGAAAACAGGGTTTTGAATGATATTTCACTGAAAGTGGCAAAAGGGGAAGTAGTTTCCATTATCGGACCTTCGGGAAGCGGAAAGTCGACACTGCTGAGAAGTATAGCTGATCTTGAAACAGTAGACAGCGGAAGTATACTTATAGAAGGTTACGATATAACTGAAAAATCTATGGATAAGAAGGAAAAGAAAAAAATACTTTTGAAAACCGGCATGGTATTTCAGAATTTTAATCTTTTTCCTCATATGACTGTAAGAAATAATATAGCAAGAACCTTGAAGGTAGTAAAAAAAGCATCTGCTAAAGAAGCTGATGAAATAACAAAACAGATGCTGGCAAAAGTGGGACTTATAGATAAAATAGATAATTATCCAAATGAGCTGTCAGGCGGTCAGAAACAGAGAGCTGCAATAGCGAGGGCTATGGCGCTTGATCCAGATATTATGTTATTTGACGAGCCGACCTCGGCACTTGATCCTGAACTGGTAAAAGAGGTTCTTGATCTGATAAAGAAGCTGAGAGATGAAAAAACTACAATGTTAATAGTCAGCCATGAAATGAAATTTGTAAAAGAAATTTCCGATAAAGTAATAGTTATGGAAAAAGGAAAAATACTTGAGGAAGGAACATCTGGAAAAGTTTTTGAAAATTCTTCTTCTGAAAGAGTAAGGGAATTTTTGAAAAAGTAAAGATGTAACAAGATTATGAAGAAATCTTTTATAGTTACAATCACTGACTCAAAAGGAATCAAAAGTTATAAATTCAGTCAAAAAATAAAAAAGATAGTCTCTATGCTGGGAATTTCCGTAACAATATATCTGTTAATTTCTATAATTGCTTTATTATTTCTTGGAGGGTCTTATCTAAAAAATATAGATATTTTATCCCAAAACAGCGAACTGAGAAAATTTAAGAATGATTATGAAGAGGAACAGAAAAGGGAACAGGAAAGAGAAAATAAAAAAGCTACAATGAGCAATCTGAATGAGGTATCAAAAACAAAAAAAAGAAAAGTGCTTACAATGATACCAAATTCATATCCTGTAAAACCGGATACAAGAGTAACAAGTCCGTTCGGCGGAAGAATACACCCTATAGCAGGTGTGCAGAAAGATCATAAAGGGATTGATTTCGGAACAGGAATGAATGCTGATATATTTTCTACTGCTGATGGTATAGTAAGCTTTGCAGGACAGCAAAACGGATATGGAAATGTGGTAATAATCGATCACAGCTTCGGGCTGCAGAGCTTTTATGCACATTTGGATTCATATTCGGTAAAAACAAGGGAATTTGTAAAAAAAGGGCAGGTAGTAGCCAAAAGTGGAAATACCGGTAACAGCACCGGGCCGCACCTGCATTATGAAATAAGATTCTACGGGGTGCAGCTTGATCCTATGAATTTTATAAAATGGAGCGAAGATGATTTTGAATATTTATTTAAAAACGAGAGGAGTATAGAATGGGAGTCTTTTCTAAAGGAAATAATATGATTTCGGAAACAAATATAACAGTAATATCACAAAATACAGAACTGAAGGGTGATATAGTAACTGAGGGAATAATACAGATAGAGGGGAAAATAGACGGGAAAGTAGTTTCTAAGGATTCTGTAATTATAGGGACAGACGGTATAGTAAACGGTGAAATTTATTCAGAGGAAGCTGTAATAAACGGAACTCTTCTGGGAAAAGTAGAAGCTACAAAAGTAAAAATCGGTGAAAGAGGAAAAGTAAACGGTACAATAATATCAGAAGTATTTGCA from Sebaldella termitidis ATCC 33386 includes the following:
- the purM gene encoding phosphoribosylformylglycinamidine cyclo-ligase, whose product is MLTYKNSGVDKEEGYKSVDMIKQMAVNTYSKKVLNELGSFGAMYKLGRYKNPVLVSGTDGVGTKLKLAFHLKKYDTIGIDCVAMCVNDILCHGAEPMFFLDYLACGKLDAGVSSEIVKGVAEGCLSSGMSLVGGETAEMPGFYNEGEYDIAGFAVGVVEKKKVINGEKIKEGDIIIGLESSGVHSNGFSLVRKLVTDLDEEYNGQKISEYLLTPTKIYVKPVSKIIKKFKVKGMAHITGGGLIENVPRVIPDGLSAVIYKDKIKVPEIFTYLQSKGVPEEEMWGTFNMGIGFIIVVKEKDKDKVMKKLSKYGENAYEIGRIEKGDNKICLK
- the purN gene encoding phosphoribosylglycinamide formyltransferase; translation: MPKIAVLISGGGSNLQSVIDNIKNRDLDCSIEYVIADRECHGIERAENEGIKTVLLDRKKYKNSLSEKIGEILEENVDYIVLAGFLSILEPEFVKKWDRKIINIHPSLLPKYGGAGMYGIKIHEAVIKNKEKESGCTVHYVDTGIDTGEIIIQEKVAVSPDDTPETLQEKVLEKEHIILTKAIKKVFTD
- the purF gene encoding amidophosphoribosyltransferase; this encodes MIMEDNNLAEDKMEEECGIFGVYSKEVRDDIMGLGYYGLFALQHRGQESAGLTVSNMGVLETIKGMGLVSEVFTDKDLTENKGNALIGHVRYSTTGSSSLMNAQPLGGYFMLGQFAIAHNGNLVNTATLRRQLESESAVFQTTTDTELILNLLSRYSRNGIKSMIVNTMKTIKGSFALVMLIGDKLIGVRDPNGIRPLCLGKINGGTYVLASETCALDTVDAKFIRDIEPGEIVIIDSDGVDSIKYEKNSSKAPCSFEYIYFARPDTKIDGIDVYSVRHQTGKYLYRQNPIEADVVIGVPDSGIPAAIGYSEESKIPYGIGLVKNKYIGRTFISPSQELREKSVKVKLNAIKKVVEGKRVVVIDDSLVRGTTSKKLVKMLREAGAKEVHFRSASPVVKNECYFGIDIATKKELIGSKMSLEEIREKIDADSLDYLTLENLKLTLGGTNFCMGCFTGNYPITDMENKSLEDEDADL
- the purE gene encoding 5-(carboxyamino)imidazole ribonucleotide mutase; translated protein: MKAAIIFGSKSDTEKMRGAASCLKEFGVEFEAHILSAHRVPEKLEEVLKRLEAEGTEVIIAGAGLAAHLPGVIASKTILPVVGVPLEAALDGLDSLFSIVQMPKGIPVATVGINNSYNAGMTAIQIMALKYPELKEKLILYRKSMKEKFIEENNNVVDL
- the purH gene encoding bifunctional phosphoribosylaminoimidazolecarboxamide formyltransferase/IMP cyclohydrolase, with the protein product MINRALISVYKKDNILEFSKFLIEKNVEIISTGGTYRYLKENGIPVTEVSEITKFKEMLDGRVKTLHPNIHGGILAVRDNAEHMRTIEENDIKPIDMVIVNLYPFFEEVKTDKSFEEKVEFIDIGGPTMLRSAAKSFKDVVVISDTDDYEKIKEEINESGDVSFETRKNLAGKVFNLCSAYDAAISEFLLNEEFPHYLNMSYEKMFDLRYGENPHQKAAYYVSTVQDGAMKDFKQLNGKELSFNNIRDMDIAWKIVNEFDEPACSAIKHSTPCGAAVGKTPFEVYQKAYECDPVSIFGGIVAVNKEVDEETAAEMAKIFLEIVIAPSYTEKALEILKGKKNLRVIEAKTGKVQDKLEYVKVDGGLLVQDVNKEMMKEFNIVTKKAPDETEIGDMILGMKVVKHVKSNAIVVVKDGMAKGIGTGETNRIWATMQALERAKDGSVLASDAFFPFRDCVDEAAKAGITAIIQPGGSMRDQESVDACNEHGISMVFTGIRHFKH
- the purC gene encoding phosphoribosylaminoimidazolesuccinocarboxamide synthase; translation: MEKKDFLYEGKAKQIYSTDDENYVIIHYKDDATAGNGEKKGSIKDKGIINNQITALLFTRLEEKGIRTHFKEKLNDRDQLCEKVKIFPLEVIVRNIITGSMSKRLGVKEGTKPENTILEICYKNDEYGDPLINDHHAVALGLATYDELKKIYEITLKINDFLKELFDKEGIILVDFKIEFGKNSKGEILLADEITPDTCRLWDKETGKKLDKDRFRQDLGGIEEAYIEILKRLEA